The region ttctcttcatcctcttcaacCTACAGTAGCAATAAAAGGTAGAAGCATTTCTATGAACAAAGTAGAGCAacgtttcttttattttttatatatttgttgtttgttttttttctcctaaaaATCACTTTTTGATCGATCATTTATTATTTGATGTAATGGTTCACGATCTATGACTGATGATCATTGTTTGAATAATTATCGGCATACAaccaggagagaaaacaaaatcactggGACAGAAATAtatcatcaataaaaaaaaaaacctacataAAAAAACTACACACAGAGGGCATGCTTGTTTCTTGAGTTTTGAGTTATCAGCATCATTGTACCTTAACGAGCCAAAGGGGGTTTGTAGATTGTACTAATGGTAGAGATGCATTTGAGAAACTGAACTCTGGCACATCAACATCAGATGTTTGATTCATGACAGACAGGTAACATTCAGGAAATATCATGTAAAGTTACAGCAACGGTGCTTCACAAGTTTATCCAcagacagtttttcttttgaaagtcACACAACAAATATGGAACTCCTACTTCCAATCTTTTGGCCTGTGGTCTCCCAACCAAGACCAGGTTTTTACATGGACCAGTTATCATAACAATATCAAAATCGTTCTACTCAAAGAACTGATTCTAGTTCTAATTCACAGCATGTCTTCATCCTGAACAGCACACACTTCAAATGAGTCTTTCTCTGTAAAGTACACAGCGCACACACCACATTTAGCACGTTACAGTACACAGACAGTTGTCCTACTCTAGGTTTTGCCTCAGCTATTGCCACTTTTCCAAACCAGTTGTTAGATAAAATGGGGTACAGTGATGTTACATCTATGAACACTTAGAGGGTCGTAACTGTACACTTTAATCCGTCACAGATTAAAGACACATGAATAAGACTTAAGAGTCCACAGGCATGCTAGAGCTCTGACAATGACCATTAACCgacttagtttagcgtgttagcatgctaatatttgctaattagcactgaacacaaaatacagttgtgtctgatgggaatgttattcgTTTTGTAGATATTTAGTCTAAATCAAAACTAAAGTATCGGACAAATACTAATTTTGACCGAATAATGGGGCCAGAGGAAACATTAAGGAATCACCAAAATTATTACGGGGGTCTttaatgtctgcaccaaatttcatcaTAAactatccaatagttgttgatcAACAGACCGACACATGGCGCATGGCTAAAAACATCTTCTTAAACCAGTAGTTCCCAACCTACGTGGCTTGTGATCAACGAAGTAATGGTTGCTTCTGACCCTCCTGTAATCTGTTGCAATATTTGATCAACcaaagagggttttttttccttgttttgttgaatattttttagttaaatataattgaataataataatttgatcaaaaacattaaaggaaaagtctgaaaaaacaaatattgtgttTGCTTTAATATCCTGTTAATAATCACATTGAATTTGCAAGCTCTTGTTGGGGTCCGGAccctcaggttgggaaccactgacctaTACACACATTAAAAGTAGCCGACTATCAAATTGAAAGAGGCGTTTTACAGTTTCTGTTTGTAACAGTGAAGAATGACAAATGCTCGTACATTAACCACACGACACACCCTTCCCTCAGAGAATAATGCTCCACAGGTTACTAATTGTGATTACaatgaactgaagtgaaattaaaaaaggtGGCTAATCCAGCcagattttgtttcatttatgcAAAGCACTGATATTCAGTGCACCTATACAGTACACACGTCAGGAACGGCATTATCTTAACATTACAGGCGTTAAATGAACTAACTGAGAGAATAATTCCATTAATTATCAAAGTGTTTTCGTTATTTTTACAGTGGCATGAAGAAAAATCAATTATGACACAGCCTATATGGAAAATGGGAGACAGAACGATTTGTACACAGCAATCAGTGCAGAGAGGACTGAAAAGCAGGACTCAAGAGATTAATTAAAGCCAAACTAACAGCATCTCTCAGGATAAATGGCTATACTAATCTAATTCATAAAAACGATCCGCACCTAAATCTGGCTGAAATGTCTCTGTACCAGTTAGTGACAGCTGTATGTACACCAGGCTGTCCAGATATTTGAGAGCTGATTGCTGCAGCTTGGAGACGAAATAATTCACCTTCAGCTCTAATGGCTTCCTGAGAGTAAATTTAGACCAGCAGTTCTCCACTGGCACCGAAACATCTGGCTTAGCGGCCATGTATTGGGAAAGGCTTGAATATCATCCGTGCAAAATCAATGTTATCAAAGTAAATATGGCCGTAACaatgcacaaaaacaccacattcgtacacacacacacgcacaaacgAAGCAAAAGCAATTAGATGAGGACACACATTTGAGTTTGCACACTCTCCTTTTTGACCTGATAAACACACTCCAGCTGATTAGTGCCTCTCAAGTGTTCATTAAGGGTCAGTTGGTCAAAGACGCCTAATTAGAGTTTAATAAGAGATAAAAGACCAGAGTGCATGgtgggagaagaaaagagggactacagagggagacagaaggtTATAAAGTTCAAAgaattttctctcttttcatcctttcatctctcctcactttcttgtttttcagtctgCACTCTTTTCTCTCAGTGAACATGACAGAGTGAGTAAACAAACACTCACCTCTCATTTTTCATTGGGTTGAGACAAATGTTATAGGTAAAGAAATAtcaagaaaaacatgttaataacACATTATAAAGTAATGTTGCAGTCACAGAGCACAGCTGTAAAAGGCTCATTTCCTCTGGATCAGCACACAGTAACTCCACACAGCGCTTGGAAGTTTATCAGTCGCTCTCCATAAAAATGGGATTGGACTGTTATTCCATTTAAATTACTGGAGAGCAAGAGTTCAGAAACCAGTGCTTAgagtgtctgtctctgtggggGTCTTGCGTGGGCTGGGCAAACTCTTCAGGTACTCCAAATGCCTGCGGGCCTCGGCCTGGTTCTGCCTCACATAGTACACTACATACACAATGACCATGAAGAACCACACGAACATAGTCACCAGCATGGCTACATCAGTCGTTttcctctgcaggctgcagaaATTCACCCCAGAATCCAACAGTTTGACCAGCGGCTGACCGGCGTGCTCGCCCTGCGCCCCCGGGTCCTCCCACCTGCTCCCCTCGCCCAGCCCCCGCACAGAGCTCTCACAAACGATCCCATTCACCGTCTCGGGTTCCAGGTTCAGGGTCTCCATCAGCTCCTGGAGGGCGCAGTCACAGTGCCAGGGGTTGTGGTAGAGACGCGTCTTTGCTCGAGTGGAGCCAAACTCCTCCCTGCTGGCCTGCCTCAGCTGATTGTGTGAGAGATCCAGCAGGCGCAGCTCGGGGCCCAGATGCCGCAGAGCCCCCGAGGCGAGCGAGTCGATGCGGTTGTGGGACAGGTGCAGGTCCCGCAGGTGGACCAGGTCGCTGAAGGCACTCTCTGGGATGTTCCGGATGTAGTTGCGTTCCAGGTGGAGGGAGACGGTTTCCGGTGGGATCCCCTCTGGGATCTCCCGCAGCCCGGCGTCTGAGCACTGCACCGTGGCCGTGTCCCAGGCGCAGTGGCAGCTGTCCGGGCACTGGGGGGACGCTCGGCCCCACAGGGCCGCGAACAAGAGCGAGACGCACAGCCATGAATGAAGATCCACTCCTTTACCTTTTCgtcttcctccactgctgctgggACATCTCTCCTCACAGCAGCCTGTGCACATCGCCTCACCATAGCCTCCTGACACACACCAGGTCCCGAGCAGACACACACCGGGAGAATCTGACAGactgaagataaaaaaaaaaaagtttcagtcTGGAAAAGatgcctctccctctgtctgtctctgtctgtctctgtctctacaaACCCTTCAGACACATGTAATCAAAATGAACCCTGACGGGAGATTATGATgtttaggaggaggaggagaaaaaggtcACCATCGACAATGAAATGAGCTTAAGCCGGTTTATCTGATGAATACAGCACGGAGAGACACTGTCATGTGAAAGTACCAAAACATGTAAGAGGACAACAACTTCTGTGCAAGAAAAACACCCCGTTATGCACAATAGTAATTGAAGTTTAAGTGATCTAATAAAAGGTCGAAACAACTcttgtgtttctgcattaaAAGAACACACATCGTTATGCATGATTATCCAAAAGTCCTCCCTCCCATTCCTCGCTGTTTCCTCACATTACACTCATCAATACATGTTCATCTCATTTATCCCTCTATCTACTTTCCCATGATGCCATAGCCCCCTTAATCATAATCcctgggtggaggggggggggggggggggggggcattgtaGGGATGGAGGTTAGAAAGGGGGTAGGATCGATAGCCCAAGTATTGCCTGCTACACTATTAACAGCAAGAACATCAATCCTGCCTGTTGTCCCACAGTGTCAATAAGTGACAGAGCtggaaaagtaaataaataatccaGCAGAAGTCTGGCTGTTAGCATCTGCTCACAACAGTCAGGAGGCAGAAGTATGGGCGAAACCACTGGAGAATACATTacatgtgttatgtgtgttaaGCTATTTTAGAGCCGCTCGGCCTCATCTGCCTTCTTGTCTGACTCTATTTTTAAAATCTACTTAATGTGGGTCTGTAAATGATGTCGTTTCAGTTTGTTCAGACAATCCAATCAGGCGTTTTTAGAACAGTTTCTTATTTGGACAGTATGATGTCCTTATTCCAAGCCACGGAATCACAATACACTCCTTGAATTAGATTAAAAGACCTCTTGAATGTCAAGCACTCTCTGCTTTCTCCCC is a window of Enoplosus armatus isolate fEnoArm2 chromosome 3, fEnoArm2.hap1, whole genome shotgun sequence DNA encoding:
- the LOC139283301 gene encoding leucine-rich repeat-containing protein 3-like, encoding MCTGCCEERCPSSSGGRRKGKGVDLHSWLCVSLLFAALWGRASPQCPDSCHCAWDTATVQCSDAGLREIPEGIPPETVSLHLERNYIRNIPESAFSDLVHLRDLHLSHNRIDSLASGALRHLGPELRLLDLSHNQLRQASREEFGSTRAKTRLYHNPWHCDCALQELMETLNLEPETVNGIVCESSVRGLGEGSRWEDPGAQGEHAGQPLVKLLDSGVNFCSLQRKTTDVAMLVTMFVWFFMVIVYVVYYVRQNQAEARRHLEYLKSLPSPRKTPTETDTLSTGF